In the Enterococcus rotai genome, AGATAATGCAGTAATTATGGCTACTTGATAGCCATTGATGACAATTTCAGGATGATCAAAAATAAATAGCTCATTAAAAAATCGCCAGATATAATTAGGAATGACCTTCCAACCAATTAATACTCCGAAAAATACACCAATAATACTCACCCATATACCATAAAATAAATAATGTGTAATTATTTTAAAACTGCTGTATCCTAGCGCTTTCATCGTTCCAATAATCGCTCGTTCCTTATTGATTAGGCGGTACATTGTTGTAAAGCTCATTAGGATGACTATCGCAAAAAAGATAATTGGAAACAGGTTGCCTATTGATTGATATTGTTGTACTTTTTGACTAGTAGCTAAATCATTCAACGTTTCCTTTGACTCTAGAATGCTAATAATTTCCTGTTCGTATTTCTGTTCGATTTCTTTTTTGACTGTTTCGACATTTTTCCCATCTGCTACTTTTATGACGAGTTTATTGGTCATTGCATTATTTTGTGTAAAATATTTCGTGTCTTTTTTATTCATATAGATAAAGCCGTAATCTTCGTGATTTGGTACCACAGTTGTTGAATCTGGCGTAATATAAATATAAGAAGAGCTTACAGCCAATCCACTAATCGAAACCTCTTTCTCAAGTGAATTTATTTCAATCGTGAGCTTGTCCCCAATGTCTAAATGATTTGCTTCAGCAAAGCTTTTATCGATAATAACCGTATTCTTTTTGTTTAAATTTTTTCCTTTAACAATCGTATACTGATTGAGTTTAGCCTCTTGATCTACGCCGTTAATTAGGACTTCTTTGCCGTCACTATCTGCAATTGCACCTTCTATTAGAAATTGTTCTTCGAGCCGATTAATGTTTTCTGACTCACTGAGTCCTGAAAAATCTTTGTTTGTTGGTTTGATCAACACTTCAATGTCAGCCTTATTTTCTTTACGATAGTTCGTTTCAACATAATCATTTAAACTTCTCCAAGTGCTATCGATTCCTATATAAATTGCTACGCCTAAAATCAACATCAATGCAATTGATAGAAGCTGGATGCTATTTTTTTTTAAACTACGAAGAAACATTTTTTTCAAAGGAGAAATTACCATACTAATTCCTCCACATCTGAAGGACTTTCCTGCGTATAACTATCTGCAATTTTCCCATTATGCATTTTAATTACTTTATCTGCAATTTTAGTAAATTCTATATTGTGAGTCACAATGATGACTGTTTTATTCATTTTTTTAGAAGTGTCTACTAAAAGCTTGATGATTGTTTTACCTGTTTCTGAATCTAAGGCTCCCGTTGGTTCGTCACATAGTAACATTTTAGGATTTTTCGCAAGTGCTCTGGCAATAGAGACGCGTTGTTGTTCGCCACCTGATAACTGACTTGGAAAATTCCCTGCTCGCTGATCAAGACCAACGCTAGTTAATACCTCACGAGAATTAAGCGGCTCTTTACAAACTTCCGCAGCTAACTCAATATTTTCCAGAGCAGATAAATTAGGGACTAAATTGTAAAATTGAAAGACAAACCCAACATCATTCCTACGATATTCTGTCAGTTCTTCTTTTTTTAGTGAAGAAATTTCTTTATTGTCGATAACGATTGTACCGGAACTTGTTTTTTCCATTCCACCTAGTAGATTCAAAAGGGTTGTTTTTCCAGCGCCACTTGCACCTACTATTACAACAAATTCCCCTTCATTAATCGTGAAGTTTACTTGGTTTACAGCGTTTACCGTGACTTCCCCACTTACTTGGTATATTTTGCTGACCTCTTTAAAATTGATGTATGTCATTGTTTTTCCTCCTTTTTTCTAAATGTCTGATTCATAGCCCTTGCTAATAATTTGACATTATCTCCTTCAAAGATAGTTGTATGATCACCTGATATATGTTTTTCAATCCAACTGCCTTTTACATGTTGCCTCCACTGAACATAATTAGGAATTTTTTCGGATTCAGCACCAAAATAAAAAATGTCTTTAAGAACACTCGTTGAGTCTTCATATAAATGTCTTGCAGTCTCAAAACTTCTAAATAAATTGATATAATAAATTAGCTCTCGTGGACTACTTTCACCAAAAAAGGGGATTAGCCTTGCTAACTCATTAGGTACAATTTTTAACAATTTGGGCATCAAGTCTAGTCTCTTTTCTAATAAAAGAATAATTTGTTCCCAAAGCTCATCTGTATTTACAGCACTCTCTACTTTATAATCAAATGTTTCATAAATAAATTGTTGTTCATTTTTCAACTGAAATTCGAATTTTTGTATTTTATTTTCAACTGGTGGCATCGTATTAATCATAAAAAGATTGTTTACTTTTGAATTTATCTTAGATATTTCATACCCTATTGTTCCTCCAATACACCAACCACCTAAATAATCAATAGATTCGAAATTTTCTAAATATTCATTGTACTCTTTAGCTAATTTTGTAAAGTCAATTACTCTAGGAGCAGATTTTTTAATATCCTTTTTAAATCTAATTGCGAATACATTATATTTTGAATCAATATTCTTAGCTAATTCATTATATATTCCTATTTCTCCAGATCCTGCATGGATAAATACAATACTTTTTTCACTTGTTCCCTTTTTTAATTGCGTCAAAAATTGATTTGTCTTAAAATTGTTATCTTCTTGTTTTATTTTTTCAAGATAACGAGCCTGATCATTCAATGAAAAATGATTCAATAGTTCTTCAATTGTAATATCTACATTATACTTATTGTTAATTTTATAAAGCAATTCAGGTAATTTAATTGAGTCACCACCTATTTCGAAAAATGTTGCACTTTTAGTTAGTCTAGTGTTATTTTCTTCTAGATCAATTACTTGCGTCCATAAGTCGAAAAGTTCAAGTTCTTTCTCAGTAAACTTCTGACTAGCTTTTGGTTCCATTTCTTTTAATTTTTTAAGATTGATTTTCCCATTACTTGTTAATGGTAATGTATTTAAATGAGTAAATGAACTAGGTATCATATATGTTGGTAAAACTTTTCTTAATTCGCTCCTGAATATTTCATGACTAATTTCATTCATAGTGTTTGTAGTATAGAAGGCGCTTAAATACTTTTTCTCATTCTGATTTTCTTTGACAACAACCTTAGTTTCACTTATATCCTTGATAGATGATAGACTATGTTCTATCTCAATTAGATCGATTCTATATCCATTAACCTTCAACTCTGATTCCATTCTACCTAATATATTGACATATCCTTCATCTGTTAAATAGCCTTTATCACCCGTTCTATAAATTGGACCCCATTGCGCATGTTCATAGAAAACACCATGATTTTGATTTTTCAACAAATATCCATTTGCTAGTCCTTCACCTGCAATGACCAATTCACCACTTACATTGCTATTAACCAAGCAATCATTTCGATCTAAAACGTAATAATTCTGATTACTTAGAGGATATCCATAGGGAACTCTTCTGTCTGAAAAATCGTTGAGCGGATAGTAAATTGACCAGATAGATGCTTCAGTTGCACCTCCTAAACTAAAAATATTCAACTCTTCATTTAGAAACGTTCCTTTGATTTGATAGACCAGATCTGCTGGAATAAAATCGCCACTCATTAATATATTTCTAATATTCATAATTTTACAATCAAAAATTGATAAGAGCGTTTGCACCAACCCAGGTGTTGAATTCCAAAAAGTTGCCTGTAAAATTTTTTCTTTAAATGGATACAAGTTTGATGAATTTGGGCATAATATAGTTTCACATCCAGAAAGTAACGGAGTTAATAGATCAAACACTGACAGATCAAAAGACAAGTCTGAAACATTAAAAAGAACATCTTCTTGATTTACTCTTGTTCTTGCAATAATATCATCGATAGTGTTAAGTACTGGCCTCTCAGAAATTGATATTCCCTTTGGTTCTCCAGTTGTTCCAGAAGTAAAGATAACATAAAGTTCATCGTTTGGAATCTCTTGATATTCATTTTCTAACCTTAAACTAGGTTCAGCTCTGAAGACTCGTTCTCCTTTTATCAGAAGCTGAATATTGCTCGTTTTTAACAATTTTCTATATCTATTTTCAGGCATATCTTCTGAAATAAAGCAAAAAGAATCTGAAGTTTTGATTACCGCCAGCATTTGAACTGTGCTTTCAATAGACTTTTTACCGACTATTCCTATCCTAATTTTTTTAAAATCGTATCGCTGTTTTTCTCTACCTATCACTTCAGCCAAGTCATCGCTTTTTCTGTCTAATTCATTAAAAGTTATTGAATCATCTACTTCAGAAAAAGCTAATTTTTCAGGAAATTCTTTTTTTACTTTTTTAAACGCTGATAATATACTTTGAGTATTTTTTTTAATAATTGATGGACTCGAATTATACTTAAAATACTTTTGTTCGATCAACTGATTGAGTTTTTTTGATATACTTCTTACATCAATTTCTTCGTCCAAAAGAAAGCCATCAATACTTTGAATAAAGAACTGGAACATTTCATCTATCTGATTGATTTCAAAAATCTCTTTTAAGTAGTCCCAACTAATATTCAAGCTTCCATTCACTATTTTCATTTGACAATCCAGATATACTTGAGCTGTTTCCGAAATCCAATAGTCTATTTCGCCTAATTCATCAAATTTATCAAAATCAAATAGCATAGAAGTAAATACATATGGCATTAAAGGCTGACGTCCACGCTTTTTTAATTCTCTTAGAACTTCGATTCCTTCAAAAGAAGATCGTCTAAAACTTGAAAAGATGTTTCTATGAGTGTCTAACGTATTCTCTAAAATCGTTTTATTCATATCAATATCAGTTGGAACTAAGACTGTACTAGTAAAATCACCTATAACCGATAAATATTTTTCTCCTCTCGACCTTTTAAATGTAGTAACATTGATTGTAAATTTCTTATTTTCAGACCATTGTTGCAGAGCAGTACTATAAAGAGTTAAAAAGAGCGAATTTAATGATATTTTTCTTCTTTCAGCAATCTCTTTTAGTTTTGAAAGCTTCTCTGCTGTATAAATATATTCTTTTCTAGCAAATTTACTGTGACTTGCTTTTTCTTCCTTCACTAATAAATTTGGCGCATCTGGCAAAGTCTCTATCTTTTGTTTCCAATATTCTCTATCTTTCTCATACCTTGCAGATTTTTTTGAATTTAAGTATGAGTCATTTATTTCTAAAAGAAGGTCAGACACGTCTGTTAATTTTACTCGATCATTTTTCACTGTCTTTTTTATGTCATCAAACAACTGAAATAAACTTAGACCATCAGCTATTAATAAATCTATACTTATAAAAATCAAATAATTACTAGGTTCCTCTACATTTTTTACTGCTTCAAAAGTATACAATGGAAAATCACCAGATTGATATAATTTATGTGATAACCGTTCTCTTGTTCTCTCTCTAAAACTCTTCATTTCATCATTAGATTTTGAGCTAACGATTATTTCATAATTAAAATTATTGATAATTTCAAACGTTTCCATATTTTTTACTTTTGCTCTTAACATCGGTTGTACTTGTATTACTTTGTTTAACGCATCCTGAAATTCCTGAATATTTCCTTTATACTTAACTTCCAAATACATATGAGTACCAGTCTTTGCATCAAAAGATTCATTTCTCCCTAAAAGATACGCTTTTTGAACTTCTGTCATTTTTATTTCCATTTTTATTTTCTCCCTTAAAATGATTACAAATATACGCAACAACATAATTATTTTGCTCGACTATCTTCACCGTTACATGGTTCTTATTTTTATAAGATACTTTGTAACGATTGAGTTCGTCCTGTTCAATACTAATTTCTTTAAAATCAATATACAATCCTTCTCCAAAATACTTTGAATACACCTCCTTTATCCCCCATAGTTTAAAAAAATTTTCTTGTTGAGCCTTTGAATAGCTGATGCAATCTTTGCAGTTAAACATAAATGATATAAAAATATCCATCTGTTCATGAGTTAGAGGTTTCTTTTTTTCAATATCAATTGATACAGGGCAAATAGATGAAGTTATAAGTGCCGCATAGTTTCCCGAATACGATTTAGAAAAGAATTTTGGATTTTTACACTTTATTAATTGATTAAAGTAAATCCTTTGATTTTCCTTGCTGATATTTTTTTCCAGCAAATATATTTCACTTCTCAACTTCTTCATCCCCATCCATATATACCTGTTTATAAATTAATTTAAAAAATAGATGTAATGTTGAAGAAATTATTTTAGCGTCATACTACATCATTTTTTAAGTTGCAAATTATTTTGGATACCTTTTTCCGATCAAGTTTACCAGTGTTTTTTTTAGGAAGTTCTCCATAATCAAATAAGTAAACACCATCCAATAACATATAGGACGATAATACTTTATTCAATTTTTCATTGATATCAACGCAATTATATTCTATAGTACTTTCAATACAAGCAATAATCTTAGGTTCACCGGAAGATCTTTTAGATTGAATAACAATTACCTCTTTTATATTTGGAAAAAAAGACAAAATTGCCGATTCAATCTCAGCCAGCTGTACTCGATGGCCTCGAACTTTTACTTGTGTATCCTTTCGTTCAATATAATAAAGACCAGCTTCCCTTACTTCAATGATATCACCAGTACTATATATACTTTTTGGTTCTGCTCTTTGATTATTTTTAAAGTAACTCCCAACTACAGGTATTTTGTAATCCAATACAAGCTCACCTATTTTACCTTTTGTATGATAATTCTCAACAGGATATATTTCACCATTTTCTAATTTTAGTCTATAATCCAAACATCTATTTGCAATACCCAAACATCCTACCTGATCTACATGAGTCAGATATTGACCAGAGCAGTAAGAAGACTCTGTTTGTCCATATAAAGCATATATTGGTTTTGCTGGGAACAATTCAGCAGCTTTTAAATAGTCATGTTTCAAAACAGCTTCTCCACCCAAAACAAAAACTTTTAAATGATTTAATTGATTTTTTTTCTGGTGGATTCTTAAAAAATATCTAAAGAAAGTAGGGACACTATGCCAGATAGTAATTTTATTTTTTTTGAGCCATCTATCTAATAACATTATATTTTTCATATTTTTTAAATCACACAAATATAGAGTTGCCCCAGAATAAAGTGAAGTATAGATATCTACAACAGAAGCATCATGACTAAGAGTTGAAAATAGTGTTAGGCGGTCATTTGCAGTAATGTGCAAATTTTTAATATATTCTTTAACATAATAATCAACTGCAAAAGAAGTTTGGCAAACATACTTAGGATGACCTGTTGATCCCGAAGTAGGTAATCGATAAACCTCTTCACAGTTTAAGCTTTTTTTAAAAGATATATCATGATTTTTAAATAAATCAAAAGTGGCAAGATCTACAATTATTAGTTTGGGAAAGATTTTATTAAAATAGTTTGTATTTTCTTCACTTAGTTGGTTTGTTAGAATCATATCAAGATTTGCAGTTAAAATTATCTTTTCAATTTTTGCAATTGGATCGCCTTTTTCAATAGGTATATATGTACATTCGGCATATAGACAGCCGATCATTGCAATAATACTTGTTACCTCGTGATCAAACAGCAATCCACAAGTAAAAGTAACAATTTTATTGTATTGAGTATTAGTAATTAATTCAGCTATTCCTCTGCTTGAATTTAATAAATTTCTATAAGTTATTACTATCTCTCCATCAACAAGAGCTGCTTTATCTGGGAAACGTTTAACTGTAGACTCAATTTCTTTAATCAACATCATTGACTCCCTTTTTTTTAAAAATAATAGATCGTAAGAGAAATGAAGCAACAAGCACACAAATAATAATAATTGTTGTCATAAGCATGATCCCCTTTTTAAAGTTCATATTAATAGTCGTAGATAGTACTGGTATTAACATCGTAGTTGAAAATGAAATCAACATTTGACGAATACCAGATACTCTTCCCATAAACTCCTGTTTGCTTTTCATTTGTAATGTAAAGCTAAACATAGATACTGATATAGCATTAGTAATTCCTAGCAATAACATTGCAACACAAATAATATATTTCTGATCAATAACTAGTAAGCCAATCGCTATACCTTCAATAGATAAAGCAATTAATGCTATATAAAACGTATGATGAATCTTTTCGTTTCGTCCAAATAGATTAACCCCAATTATTGCTCCGATAGCAAATAAAGAGTCCCAAATGGATAACCAACTACTTCCTACATTTATAAAAGATAGCAACGGTGCATATGTTAAATTAATAAAAGAAACAATAACAAAATCAATCGTACCAATGAGGGCAATAAAAAGGATAATTCTATGCTTAGCTAAATGAAGAATCATTTCTTTCCAATCATGTAAAACGTTCTTAGGAGAAAATAGTTTAAAATTGTTAAAAAATTCTAAAATAGACTCTTCTTGTTGATTGGGTATATATGAAATTTTCACGAAAAAAGCTGAACAAAAATAAGATATACCATTAATGAAAATAGCTACATATGGTGAAAAAATCGCAATAATAATTCCTGCAAATCCTGCACCCATAAATTGACCTATTTGCTGGTAGGTTGACGTTCTTGCATTGTATTTAGCTAAATCAGAATCATGCGCTATCAAAGGGCCTATTGTAAAAATTGAAGTTCTATAAAAGGGTCTTAGTAAACTCAATAATGTTGCGGCAAAGACTAATGACGATGTTATTCCTAGCATTGAAAAAAAGCCTGCTATTACAATAATTATTCCTCTTAATATCTCGGAAATAACAGCAGCTGATTTTGCTCGCCCATTATCAGCTGCAATACTAGCAAAAGACTGCGTCAAAAAAGCCAACACTGCTTCTAGGACAAGGATTAAAGCAAACGACGATGTTTTCCCTGTTTGATTATATAAAATCATTCCCACTGCTAATACATACATTCCATTACCAATATTCGAAATAAGCATTCCCATTGGTAATAAAAATTGTGGATCATTATAATACTTTCTTCTAGTCATTCCTATACCACCTTTTTAATAAAAGCTAAGTTGGATATCTTTTTCAAACTCTTCCAAAAATTCAAAATACTGTTTTTTAGGCATATCTCTTGGGAAACAACCTGTTATCCAAGCTAAATAAGAAAATGACTCTCCCTCGGCAGCAATATAATCACCAGCTCTTTTTCTAAGAAAAATCTTGTCAATCGCCTCATGTTTTAATTTCTCCCCCACCTTAATCTCTTTAATTTTACCTTGTCCTTTATAACTGACATTGTACCAAAAAAGGTTTTCCATAGGTTTCCATTCTCTTCGGTATTTTTTGATACGCATAATTTCCTGAGGAATATAAGATTTTAGTAACATTTCATAGTAAGGCTCCCCCGACGTCTTTTCAAAAATTTGATAAAAAGATCCTCCAGCTCCTGGTCTTAAAGCTGCTTCAATTACGTACGGTTGATTTTTCTCGTCTAGTCTTAATTCGGTATGTGTCGCACCATTTTCTATCTGACATGCTTTAGCTGCGCTATGAGCTTCACTTAGAATATCAGATTTAATTTTTTGATCTAAATCTACTTCTGTAAAGTACAGTCTATCTGGAAAGTTTGGTCCTACAGGTGTTCCTTTCGACATAATACCATCAATAATTGGTTCACCATTTATCCAAATTGTATCAACGGAATATTCTCTTCCATTGATATACTCTTCAATAAGATAGCCGCTAGTTTGAGCAGCCTCTTTATTGAGAACTGTTTTATTAAAACGAATAATTTTTTTGATTTGATTTATTAATTCAACTTCTGTACTCACGATTTTTACGCCTGCACTCCCTGCACCAAATACTGGTTTCACAATCAGTGGAAACTCAAGCGTTAAAGACGTTAACTCATCAATAGTTTTTCCAAAAAACATTTGAGGTGTCTTTACATTTTTTTGTAACCATGTAGATTTCATCAACGTTTTGTCTCTCAGTGTCATATAAGTACTCGTATTATTCACATTAATATTCATTGCTTCTGCAATCAAAGCAACTTTATTGGTCAATTGCTCTATGCAAGAAACAATACCAAAAATTTCCCCATATTGATTTTCAATAATGTTAACAATATTTTGTGTATCACTATCGAAAATATCTAAAACAAGATACGGATATGAAGAATCAATATCTTTTTCCGAGAGATAAATAAAAATTGGTTGATAGCCTATTTTTTTTGCTGCTTCATATAAATATTGAGTACTAGTATCTTCAGAAAAAATCAGAATAACATTTTTTTTTCTATTGATCATTTTAATTCCTCACTTTGATTGAAAAAATGACTAATTTTATTTAGTGTGGAAACTGAATCCACTTCAAATTCATCAAAATCAATCTCAATTCCTGCTTGTTCTTCAATTCTTAATACAAGCTCCATTAATGCTAAAGAATCTACCCCAAGGTTCTTAATCGGCACATATTCAAACTGTTCAATATTTCCGATGATATCATTAATGACTTTTTCTTCAACCAAACCCGATAATAATTTCTCTATATTCATATCTATTTTTCCTCCATTAATAATTTTATGGTCAGTTGATAAGCTTGATTTTGAAACTCTTTATAATCTGAAACAAGTTGTTGGTATTGGAGTAGATATTTCTCCAAAAAGTGAGTTTTCGGACGATTATAGAGCAAACTAAACCACTTTAGCAACGTTTCTAAATCTTGATTGATTTTGTTGATTGTATTCAATATTTCAGCATTTGGTTCATAATACTCTGCTATCTCTTGCCATGCAGTTGTTATTGGCTCGATT is a window encoding:
- a CDS encoding ATP-grasp domain-containing protein, translated to MINRKKNVILIFSEDTSTQYLYEAAKKIGYQPIFIYLSEKDIDSSYPYLVLDIFDSDTQNIVNIIENQYGEIFGIVSCIEQLTNKVALIAEAMNINVNNTSTYMTLRDKTLMKSTWLQKNVKTPQMFFGKTIDELTSLTLEFPLIVKPVFGAGSAGVKIVSTEVELINQIKKIIRFNKTVLNKEAAQTSGYLIEEYINGREYSVDTIWINGEPIIDGIMSKGTPVGPNFPDRLYFTEVDLDQKIKSDILSEAHSAAKACQIENGATHTELRLDEKNQPYVIEAALRPGAGGSFYQIFEKTSGEPYYEMLLKSYIPQEIMRIKKYRREWKPMENLFWYNVSYKGQGKIKEIKVGEKLKHEAIDKIFLRKRAGDYIAAEGESFSYLAWITGCFPRDMPKKQYFEFLEEFEKDIQLSFY
- a CDS encoding ABC transporter ATP-binding protein — its product is MTYINFKEVSKIYQVSGEVTVNAVNQVNFTINEGEFVVIVGASGAGKTTLLNLLGGMEKTSSGTIVIDNKEISSLKKEELTEYRRNDVGFVFQFYNLVPNLSALENIELAAEVCKEPLNSREVLTSVGLDQRAGNFPSQLSGGEQQRVSIARALAKNPKMLLCDEPTGALDSETGKTIIKLLVDTSKKMNKTVIIVTHNIEFTKIADKVIKMHNGKIADSYTQESPSDVEELVW
- a CDS encoding acyl carrier protein, producing the protein MNIEKLLSGLVEEKVINDIIGNIEQFEYVPIKNLGVDSLALMELVLRIEEQAGIEIDFDEFEVDSVSTLNKISHFFNQSEELK
- a CDS encoding AMP-binding protein; protein product: MMLIKEIESTVKRFPDKAALVDGEIVITYRNLLNSSRGIAELITNTQYNKIVTFTCGLLFDHEVTSIIAMIGCLYAECTYIPIEKGDPIAKIEKIILTANLDMILTNQLSEENTNYFNKIFPKLIIVDLATFDLFKNHDISFKKSLNCEEVYRLPTSGSTGHPKYVCQTSFAVDYYVKEYIKNLHITANDRLTLFSTLSHDASVVDIYTSLYSGATLYLCDLKNMKNIMLLDRWLKKNKITIWHSVPTFFRYFLRIHQKKNQLNHLKVFVLGGEAVLKHDYLKAAELFPAKPIYALYGQTESSYCSGQYLTHVDQVGCLGIANRCLDYRLKLENGEIYPVENYHTKGKIGELVLDYKIPVVGSYFKNNQRAEPKSIYSTGDIIEVREAGLYYIERKDTQVKVRGHRVQLAEIESAILSFFPNIKEVIVIQSKRSSGEPKIIACIESTIEYNCVDINEKLNKVLSSYMLLDGVYLFDYGELPKKNTGKLDRKKVSKIICNLKNDVV
- a CDS encoding MFS transporter; the encoded protein is MTRRKYYNDPQFLLPMGMLISNIGNGMYVLAVGMILYNQTGKTSSFALILVLEAVLAFLTQSFASIAADNGRAKSAAVISEILRGIIIVIAGFFSMLGITSSLVFAATLLSLLRPFYRTSIFTIGPLIAHDSDLAKYNARTSTYQQIGQFMGAGFAGIIIAIFSPYVAIFINGISYFCSAFFVKISYIPNQQEESILEFFNNFKLFSPKNVLHDWKEMILHLAKHRIILFIALIGTIDFVIVSFINLTYAPLLSFINVGSSWLSIWDSLFAIGAIIGVNLFGRNEKIHHTFYIALIALSIEGIAIGLLVIDQKYIICVAMLLLGITNAISVSMFSFTLQMKSKQEFMGRVSGIRQMLISFSTTMLIPVLSTTINMNFKKGIMLMTTIIIICVLVASFLLRSIIFKKKGVNDVD
- a CDS encoding 4'-phosphopantetheinyl transferase family protein codes for the protein MRSEIYLLEKNISKENQRIYFNQLIKCKNPKFFSKSYSGNYAALITSSICPVSIDIEKKKPLTHEQMDIFISFMFNCKDCISYSKAQQENFFKLWGIKEVYSKYFGEGLYIDFKEISIEQDELNRYKVSYKNKNHVTVKIVEQNNYVVAYICNHFKGENKNGNKNDRSSKSVSFREK
- a CDS encoding AMP-binding protein is translated as MEIKMTEVQKAYLLGRNESFDAKTGTHMYLEVKYKGNIQEFQDALNKVIQVQPMLRAKVKNMETFEIINNFNYEIIVSSKSNDEMKSFRERTRERLSHKLYQSGDFPLYTFEAVKNVEEPSNYLIFISIDLLIADGLSLFQLFDDIKKTVKNDRVKLTDVSDLLLEINDSYLNSKKSARYEKDREYWKQKIETLPDAPNLLVKEEKASHSKFARKEYIYTAEKLSKLKEIAERRKISLNSLFLTLYSTALQQWSENKKFTINVTTFKRSRGEKYLSVIGDFTSTVLVPTDIDMNKTILENTLDTHRNIFSSFRRSSFEGIEVLRELKKRGRQPLMPYVFTSMLFDFDKFDELGEIDYWISETAQVYLDCQMKIVNGSLNISWDYLKEIFEINQIDEMFQFFIQSIDGFLLDEEIDVRSISKKLNQLIEQKYFKYNSSPSIIKKNTQSILSAFKKVKKEFPEKLAFSEVDDSITFNELDRKSDDLAEVIGREKQRYDFKKIRIGIVGKKSIESTVQMLAVIKTSDSFCFISEDMPENRYRKLLKTSNIQLLIKGERVFRAEPSLRLENEYQEIPNDELYVIFTSGTTGEPKGISISERPVLNTIDDIIARTRVNQEDVLFNVSDLSFDLSVFDLLTPLLSGCETILCPNSSNLYPFKEKILQATFWNSTPGLVQTLLSIFDCKIMNIRNILMSGDFIPADLVYQIKGTFLNEELNIFSLGGATEASIWSIYYPLNDFSDRRVPYGYPLSNQNYYVLDRNDCLVNSNVSGELVIAGEGLANGYLLKNQNHGVFYEHAQWGPIYRTGDKGYLTDEGYVNILGRMESELKVNGYRIDLIEIEHSLSSIKDISETKVVVKENQNEKKYLSAFYTTNTMNEISHEIFRSELRKVLPTYMIPSSFTHLNTLPLTSNGKINLKKLKEMEPKASQKFTEKELELFDLWTQVIDLEENNTRLTKSATFFEIGGDSIKLPELLYKINNKYNVDITIEELLNHFSLNDQARYLEKIKQEDNNFKTNQFLTQLKKGTSEKSIVFIHAGSGEIGIYNELAKNIDSKYNVFAIRFKKDIKKSAPRVIDFTKLAKEYNEYLENFESIDYLGGWCIGGTIGYEISKINSKVNNLFMINTMPPVENKIQKFEFQLKNEQQFIYETFDYKVESAVNTDELWEQIILLLEKRLDLMPKLLKIVPNELARLIPFFGESSPRELIYYINLFRSFETARHLYEDSTSVLKDIFYFGAESEKIPNYVQWRQHVKGSWIEKHISGDHTTIFEGDNVKLLARAMNQTFRKKEEKQ